A window of the Anaerolineae bacterium genome harbors these coding sequences:
- a CDS encoding trypsin-like serine protease, producing MSSLRQRLVWMLAGAVITGLGLAGIALWQPPGPAASVSAQSSVSLTDLETRFVDLYRQANGSVVSIQVVEEDGFGQGSGFVYDTAGHIVTNHHVAGEAVQISVVFANGTRASAELVGSDPDSDLAVIKVDPADAPTLKPLPLGDSDALQVGQMVVAIGNPFGLSGTMTTGIVSALGRSLPAQSTDLEGGSFTTPDIIQTDAAINPGNSGGPLLNLAGEMVGVNTAIRSSTSQNSGIGFAVPSGLVARVVPALIRDGSYKYPWLGIAGRTLDSATAEAMGLGRGQTGILVASISRNSPAQRAGLRGNDREVTLEGQTVGIGGDVIVSVDGQPLAEFDDLVHYLVTQASVGQTIRLGILRDGQTIEVPVTLAARP from the coding sequence ATGTCTTCATTGAGACAACGGCTAGTCTGGATGCTGGCCGGAGCAGTCATCACCGGGCTGGGGCTGGCAGGGATTGCCCTGTGGCAGCCGCCCGGTCCGGCAGCCAGCGTCAGTGCCCAGAGCAGCGTCAGCCTGACTGATCTGGAAACCCGCTTTGTCGACCTGTACCGCCAGGCCAATGGTTCGGTTGTCAGCATCCAGGTGGTGGAAGAAGATGGCTTCGGGCAGGGTTCGGGGTTTGTCTACGACACTGCCGGGCATATCGTCACCAACCATCATGTCGCCGGCGAGGCGGTGCAGATCAGCGTCGTCTTTGCCAATGGGACACGCGCCAGCGCCGAACTGGTTGGCTCCGACCCGGATAGCGACCTGGCCGTCATCAAAGTCGACCCGGCGGATGCCCCGACCCTCAAGCCGCTGCCGCTGGGTGATTCCGACGCGCTGCAGGTTGGGCAGATGGTGGTGGCCATCGGCAACCCGTTCGGCCTTTCGGGCACGATGACCACTGGCATCGTCAGCGCGCTGGGGCGCAGCCTGCCCGCCCAGAGCACCGATCTGGAAGGCGGCAGCTTTACCACGCCGGACATCATCCAGACCGACGCGGCGATCAATCCCGGCAATTCCGGTGGCCCGCTGCTCAACCTGGCGGGCGAGATGGTAGGCGTCAATACCGCCATCCGCTCGTCAACCAGCCAGAACAGCGGCATCGGTTTTGCCGTGCCCTCGGGACTGGTGGCGCGGGTAGTGCCAGCCCTGATCCGGGATGGAAGCTACAAATACCCCTGGCTGGGCATCGCCGGTCGTACGCTGGACTCGGCCACTGCTGAGGCGATGGGCCTGGGGCGCGGGCAGACCGGTATTCTGGTGGCCTCGATCTCCCGCAACAGCCCGGCCCAGCGCGCCGGTCTGCGCGGCAATGACCGCGAGGTCACGCTAGAAGGGCAGACGGTAGGCATCGGCGGCGATGTGATCGTCAGCGTGGATGGGCAGCCGCTGGCTGAGTTTGACGATCTGGTGCATTACCTGGTCACTCAGGCCTCGGTAGGGCAGACGATCCGCCTGGGCATCCTGCGGGATGGACAGACAATCGAGGTGCCGGTCACGCTGGCGGCCCGCCCGTAA
- a CDS encoding SH3 domain-containing protein: MQITGTTKPVKLLGLILAAALLLTMLPPRITQAQGNTAVGTIVNAFYLNVRSGPGVNYPVVRRLAYGDVVTLVGRNQTTTWVQLQADSPQWINAYYVATTGCLLCLPVSTAVGDTSGGTGTNLAAIVTGAYYLNTRTGPGVNYPVHQRLSRGQALTLIGRNAAGTWVQIASGSVEWVNAAYLTIYGNRYSLPVSTATGQPVPTPIPPSDPYLATVINTDSLNVRNGPGPGYAIVRRVVPGDQFRLIGRNLDGSWVQLQPVTASQEWVNARYVRTNGGMIAYLPITSATTPGPVTPPPATRTHVVQAGETLYRIALMYGVSLPVLAAYNGIYDYNRIYVGQVLVIP; encoded by the coding sequence ATGCAAATCACTGGCACTACCAAACCTGTCAAATTGCTGGGGCTGATCCTGGCAGCGGCACTGCTGCTGACCATGCTGCCGCCCCGGATAACCCAGGCGCAGGGCAACACGGCGGTTGGCACAATTGTCAACGCGTTTTACCTGAATGTGCGCAGCGGCCCCGGTGTCAACTACCCGGTCGTGCGGCGGCTGGCTTACGGCGATGTGGTCACGCTGGTCGGGCGTAACCAGACCACCACCTGGGTGCAACTACAGGCGGATAGCCCGCAGTGGATCAACGCTTACTATGTGGCGACGACGGGCTGCCTGCTATGCCTGCCGGTGAGCACCGCCGTCGGCGATACTTCCGGCGGTACGGGGACCAACCTGGCCGCCATCGTCACTGGGGCGTACTACCTGAACACCCGGACCGGCCCCGGCGTCAACTACCCGGTGCACCAGCGGCTCTCCCGCGGGCAGGCGCTGACCCTGATCGGGCGTAATGCCGCCGGGACCTGGGTACAGATCGCTTCCGGCAGCGTAGAATGGGTGAACGCGGCTTACCTGACGATCTACGGCAACCGCTACAGCCTGCCCGTCAGCACGGCGACCGGCCAGCCAGTGCCCACCCCCATCCCGCCCAGTGACCCGTACCTGGCGACGGTGATCAACACTGACAGTCTGAACGTGCGCAATGGCCCCGGCCCCGGCTATGCGATTGTGCGACGCGTGGTGCCGGGCGATCAGTTCCGTCTGATTGGGCGCAACCTGGACGGCTCCTGGGTGCAACTGCAGCCGGTCACTGCCAGCCAGGAGTGGGTGAACGCCCGCTATGTGCGGACGAACGGCGGCATGATCGCTTACCTGCCGATCACCAGCGCCACCACGCCCGGCCCGGTCACCCCGCCGCCTGCCACGCGTACGCATGTCGTCCAGGCTGGCGAGACGCTCTACCGCATCGCCCTGATGTACGGCGTCAGCCTGCCGGTGCTGGCCGCTTATAACGGCATCTACGACTACAACCGTATCTACGTCGGGCAGGTGCTCGTCATCCCCTAG